The Lycium barbarum isolate Lr01 chromosome 4, ASM1917538v2, whole genome shotgun sequence nucleotide sequence GAGCAGTTCAAACAAGCTTATGAGAATAGGGATAACATGTGTGTTGTATCAGACAGACATGAGAGCATCATTAAGGCGGTGAGTAGAGTGTATCCAACTGTGCCACATTTGGCGTGCATATGGCATTTATGGAAAAATGTGACCACGAAATACAAGTCGAATGGTGAAGTATTGAGTCCTGTATTCTATGCACTTGCAAAAGCATACACACAGGCTGAGTTTGATAAGCTGATGGAGAAGATTGAGAAGGTTGATTTTCGGGTAAAAGAGTACTTGGAGGATGCTGGAAGGGAAAAGTGGGCTCGACTGTATTCACCCGTTAACAGAGGATGGACAATGACGTCAAATATAGccgaatgtattaatggaaaattggtagCAGCAAGAGAGTTGCCGGTTTTCGATTTtcttgaagaagtgaggaagatgtttgggAGATGGAATTGCACTAATAGGAGGAACGGTacatacacattcacaacacttgGGAAAGCATTCCAGCAATTATTATCAATAAACGAATGTAAATCTCTACGTATGACGGTATGCTACTGTTTATTTTGTTGAAGTCTGCCTACatatatttcaatatatttcagcATATTTAGAAGGTACTTAAGTAATTCTGTTTGGATTGTATATTTCCATGTATTTCATATTAAGTAATTCTGTTTGGATTGTATATTTCCATGTATTTCATATTACTTATCGTTGTTAATATTCAATGTATTCTGGTCTGACACATTTCATCTTGATTAGGTTGAACCATCAACTGAATATGTGTATACCGTAAATGATGAGGCAAGGCGATTCATAATTGATCTTAAAAAGAAAACATGCAGTTGTCGGATGTTCCAAATGGACGAGATACCATGTCCACATGCATGGGCTGTATTGAAGAGTAAAAGTCTTATGCCTGATGAATATTGTTCAGACCTATTCAAACCAAAGACAGTGATTAAGACGTATGATGTGCCTGTGGATCCTCTGCCTGACGAGAGTGAGTGGAATATTCCCAAACACATAAGCGATGAGGTTGTTTTGCCACCAAGATACAAGAGACCCCCGGGAAGGCCAAAGAAAAAGCGAGATAAACCATTAATGGAGACGATGATTGGTAAACGTAGGAATGCTTGTAGTACTTGTGGACGTCTTGGTCACAATAGACATTCTTGTTCCAATGAGCCACGTAAGAAGTAGATGTTTAGAttgtaattgtttttttttttttaaataccttatccccaaaaatattaaataaagaaaTTTTTGGTTCATCGTTGTATTCTGTAATTTTTGTCCTTTATTTTCATAATAATATTGCATACAATTCGGTGTTAACGGAcattaaaatgaaaaataagtgaaATGTTTAAGAAATATTAAGTTGCATTAGGACTGGAATAACCAGAAGCAGGTGCTGGAATACAACACTGattttttgtatttcactatatttcggtgtatttccttttgcattttcactatatattttttacattttactatatttctgtgtatttctctgtatttcaGTGTTCAAAATGTAAGAGTATTCCAGTTGTAAGAGTATTCCAGTTCACCTGGAATAATTTGTCGAATTGAAGAGTGGGTATATAACATTGGAATATATTGAAAATACACCAGAGACTGTTTTCATTAAACGATAAATAAAAATATGGGAGACTTAAACAAAAAATAGTCGTGAAAGAAATTAGTTAAGTCATTGATGAAAAAACACTGCCATTTGTCAATTCTTTacaaaacaacacaacaaaatgTAGAAAAATGGTCAGCAAAACAGTACTGTGAAAAACGATTGAACATTAAAACCTAGTGGACTAATTAACAACTACTGTGTCGACCGCGTTGTAATCTATGGCAGGCCTAACTGGTCTTGGCGGCAGTTCATTGTCACTGAAGGCATTCAAATCAGCCTTTTGCCATCCGTATTCCCATATTAATGCCCCGTATCTATTACGTAGTGTTTCTGCATCAATTTCAGATGGAACGCCTCGTCCAGAACAAAAGTATTCAGCAAATGCGGCaacatacacaccacaatccctgaaaaaataaaaaataaaaatgattattggttgagaattttgaaaaaaaaaatggaactctgATGTTGAAAGACATACATGCTGCCAGAGGCTTGTTGTGGCAGGTCGTTCACATACATGACATGAAAGTCATCAGTCTGTTGTTTGCCCTTGTATGATGGGTGGTTAATCCAATCGATGCCTTTTTTTTTCTCATAAAATCCAGACAAATGTAGATGATGTGGCAATAGGGTAGCTATCTTGTGTATTTCTCTTCTAACAACAGCATCATGACCAGCAGCTCGGTATGAGTTGTAGATGTACAGACGCCTGCACGTAAAAGAATATTACATCAGCTCGGTTAACAGGTTGGTAAATTAAATTTCATACGGACCTTGTAGGATAGAAATACGAGGAACATACAGGGAGATATGCAgatttaatgaattttttttaaaaaaagagtaGAAATACCTGTCAGTGAATGGCACTATAATCAAGatccagtgattttcctctttGATGTTGACAGGGATAAGAACACAATCAACTGTATGCCATGGCACATTAGCCAGCATCCTATGCCCGTTAATGTACTCGCACATTTCGTTCTCCGAACTGGCAACACTACTGTTCCCCTCCGGATTAGCATATGCACGatgaatttcatcaattttgGAGAAGAACATACAATCAACAGTTGTGAATTTGAATCTGTTATCCTTGTCGTACTTGCCTTTCTTCCGCAAGTAGTAAAAAATGACATCAATATGCtgtaaaaaaatgaaattagTCTAATGGATACTggttaaaaaaatgaaataagcaTCTGCAGAAAAAT carries:
- the LOC132637479 gene encoding uncharacterized protein LOC132637479, which produces MNELRGEPTESYKKLPGYVYILDKTYPGSHVRMHKSQQNEFLYLFIALKAFIKGFECCRPIVVVDGSHLKTTYNGTFVSVSTLDGAGNILPLAYGVIDSENDKSWTWFFEQFKQAYENRDNMCVVSDRHESIIKAVSRVYPTVPHLACIWHLWKNVTTKYKSNGEVLSPVFYALAKAYTQAEFDKLMEKIEKVDFRVKEYLEDAGREKWARLYSPVNRGWTMTSNIAECINGKLVAARELPVFDFLEEVRKMFGRWNCTNRRNGTYTFTTLGKAFQQLLSINECKSLRMTVEPSTEYVYTVNDEARRFIIDLKKKTCSCRMFQMDEIPCPHAWAVLKSKSLMPDEYCSDLFKPKTVIKTYDVPVDPLPDESEWNIPKHISDEVVLPPRYKRPPGRPKKKRDKPLMETMIGKRRNACSTCGRLGHNRHSCSNEPRKK
- the LOC132637481 gene encoding uncharacterized protein LOC132637481; the protein is MVAEMLIEFPLETRVPEAGAGIQPGDITDHSILETPHRFDENITKSQWLIPDEMLPSQIGSSGLSVFHQTGHKGFVMPVMSADKGIQQPVINAEVVIAQPDVIPTRIVKPSKYFSSPYMTNYGSAEASVQDPTPSIFEKKHPFVEDPINGPRNTSLIQQYRNWLEQDLLLRHDKKKGKESRYKMNKQALDPDDINFGFNFGVLHVDDKNWFYLLSMNGSLGMMRCYISHSLFSHISLYFSIFPIFLDIPSHIDVIFYYLRKKGKYDKDNRFKFTTVDCMFFSKIDEIHRAYANPEGNSSVASSENEMCEYINGHRMLANVPWHTVDCVLIPVNIKEENHWILIIVPFTDRRLYIYNSYRAAGHDAVVRREIHKIATLLPHHLHLSGFYEKKKGIDWINHPSYKGKQQTDDFHVMYVNDLPQQASGSMDCGVYVAAFAEYFCSGRGVPSEIDAETLRNRYGALIWEYGWQKADLNAFSDNELPPRPVRPAIDYNAVDTVVVN